The following proteins are co-located in the Burkholderiaceae bacterium DAT-1 genome:
- a CDS encoding segregation/condensation protein A, with protein sequence MVFGQPVNELPQDLYIPPDALRVLLDRFEGPLDLLLYLIRKQNLDILDIPMAAVTAQYMHYVDMMQSAQFELAAEYLLMAAMLIEIKSRMLLPRPEVEAEDVDDPRAELVRRLLEYEQMKLAAFELDQLPVAGRDFSWAEVLFDRELVVKLPEVSPVDLKQAWMSMLARAKHHKSHTVRPDELSVREQMGDILRQLKSGAYIEFTQLFDVTRGVPLLVVSFIAVLELTKERLVDVSQIEPYAPIYVKLAGSDAVLADSSAAIETGIDA encoded by the coding sequence ATGGTGTTCGGGCAGCCCGTCAACGAGCTGCCCCAGGATCTCTACATCCCGCCTGATGCACTGCGCGTGCTCCTCGATCGCTTCGAGGGGCCGCTCGATCTCTTGCTCTACCTCATCCGCAAGCAGAATCTGGATATTCTCGACATCCCCATGGCTGCCGTCACTGCGCAGTACATGCACTATGTCGATATGATGCAATCTGCGCAGTTCGAGCTGGCGGCGGAATACCTGCTGATGGCTGCGATGCTGATCGAGATCAAATCGCGCATGCTACTGCCGCGTCCGGAAGTCGAAGCCGAAGATGTGGACGACCCGCGCGCCGAACTGGTCCGCCGCCTGCTGGAATACGAGCAGATGAAGCTCGCCGCATTCGAGCTGGATCAGCTGCCGGTTGCCGGGCGCGATTTCAGCTGGGCCGAAGTGCTATTCGACCGCGAACTGGTGGTGAAGCTGCCGGAAGTCTCCCCGGTTGATTTGAAGCAGGCGTGGATGAGCATGCTGGCGCGCGCCAAACATCATAAATCCCACACAGTGCGACCCGACGAGCTGTCGGTACGCGAGCAGATGGGTGATATCCTGCGCCAGCTCAAGTCCGGTGCCTATATCGAATTCACCCAGCTATTCGATGTCACACGCGGCGTGCCGCTGCTGGTGGTCAGTTTTATTGCAGTGCTGGAACTGACCAAGGAACGGCTGGTGGACGTCAGCCAGATCGAGCCCTATGCACCTATATACGTCAAACTGGCGGGTAGCGATGCTGTACTCGCCGATTCATCTGCAGCCATTGAAACCGGAATAGACGCATGA